Proteins encoded together in one Labrus bergylta chromosome 20, fLabBer1.1, whole genome shotgun sequence window:
- the olfm3a gene encoding noelin-3a: MFKDCTPERRGCPEPVSMRLLLSLLYPVLLLTVFGLYPSMTIGPKEGWQVYSSAQDADGRCICTVVAPEQSLCSRDAKSRQLRQLLEKVQNMSQSIEVLNLRTQRDFQYVMKMENQMKGLRTKFRQIEDDRKSIMARNFQELKEKMDELKPLIPVLEQYKMDAALISQFKEEIRNLSAVLTGIQEELGAYDYDELYKRVLKLDSRLRSCMGKLTCGKLMKITGPATIKTSGTRFGAWMTDPVASTRNNRVWYMDSYTNSKIVREYKTMDDFVAGAVSRTYSLPFKWEGTNHMVYNGSLYYNKYQSNIIVKYSFESGSVLAQRALEFAGFHNMYPYTWGGYSDIDVMADELGMWAVYATNQNAGNVVISQIDPDTLQVLKTWNTEYSKRNAGESFMICGTLYITNSHLSGAKVYYAFSTKTSTYEYIDIPFHNQYFHISMLDYNARERALYAWNNGHQVVFNVTLFHVIKTDDDS, encoded by the exons ACTATCGGCCCAAAGGAGGGATGGCAGGTGTACAGCTCGGCTCAGGATGCGGACGGTCGATGTATCTGCACTGTGGTGGCTCCAGAACAGAGTCTGTGCTCCAGAGACGCAAAGAGCAGACAGCTCCGCCAGCTGCTGGAGAAG GTGCAGAACATGTCTCAGTCGATCGAGGTGCTGAACCTGAGGACGCAGAGAGACTTCCAGTACGTCATGAAGATGGAGAACCAGATGAAGGGCCTGAGGACCAAGTTCAGACAGATCGAGGACGACAGGAAATCCATCATGGCCCGAAACTTCCAG GAGCTGAAGGAGAAGATGGACGAGCTGAAACCGCTGATCCCCGTGCTGGAGCAGTACAAGATGGACGCAGCGCTCATCTCGCAGTTTAAGGAGGAGATCAGGAACCTGTCAGCGGTGCTGACGGGGATCCAGGAGGAGCTCGGAGCGTACGACTACGACGAGCTCTACAAGAGAGTTCTGAAACTGGACAGCCGGCTGCGCAGCTGTATGGGCAAACTGA CGTGTGGGAAATTAATGAAAATCACTGGACCTGCGACAATAAAGACATCTGGAACCCGGTTTGGTGCATGGATGACTGATCCTGTGGCATCGACCAGAAACAACAGG GTCTGGTACATGGACAGTTACACCAACAGTAAGATTGTGCGCGAGTACAAGACAATGGACGACTTCGTAGCAGGTGCTGTTTCCAGAACCTACAGCCTCCCATTTAAGTGGGAGGGAACCAATCACATGGTCTACAACGGCTCGCTCTACTACAACAAGTACCAGAGCAACATCATCGTGAAGTACAGCTTCGAGTCAGGCAGCGTGTTGGCTCAGAGAGCGCTGGAGTTCGCCGGTTTTCACAACATGTACCCATACACCTGGGGAGGATACTCAGACATCGACGTCATGGCGGACGAGCTGGGAATGTGGGCCGTGTACGCGACCAATCAGAACGCCGGAAACGTGGTGATCTCTCAGATCGACCCAGACACGCTGCAGGTCCTGAAGACGTGGAACACGGAGTACTCGAAGAGGAACGCGGGCGAGTCCTTCATGATCTGCGGTACGCTCTACATCACTAACTCACACCTGTCAGGAGCCAAGGTGTACTACGCCTTCTCCACCAAGACATCCACCTACGAGTACATCGACATCCCCTTCCACAACCAGTACTTCCACATCTCCATGCTCGACTACAACGCCAGAGAGCGGGCGCTGTACGCCTGGAACAACGGACACCAGGTGGTATTTAACGTCACGCTGTTCCACGTCATAAAAACGGACGATGACTCTTAA